A window of Cervus elaphus chromosome 23, mCerEla1.1, whole genome shotgun sequence genomic DNA:
TGAACAGCCCCAGCCTCACCAGACAACTCAGCAGTTCCGCCTGGGACAGCCTCGGTCGGGCTGCCCAGAGCAGCCAGGCTGGAGGGGAGGCCGTCAGGTGGCTGGCCCTGACCTCTGCCAGCCGCTGAGTCAGCTGCTGGGTGGCATAGATGTTATCAAACCGCAGGTCGGTCAGGTAGCGGTGGAGGTACCAGGCCGAGTCCAGCAGGAGGCCCAACATAAAGAGCCCGGTGACCACCCTTTGGGTCCCCAGTGCTACCCCCCGGGCCGAGGACTCCAGGCCAGAGAAGTCCTCCAGGACCTGCTGGGTGACCCTGAGCATGTGGAGCCGGAAGGCGGCGGCGCTGTCACCCTGGGCCTGGAGCGTCAGGCCTTGGCTGCCCGCCTGGCCGTCCGGGCCCAGGGCCTGGGATGCTGTCTGCAGCCGGTGAGTGGTGTTGAGCAGactctccaaggagccctccgTGACGCACCTCAGCACCTGCCCGGCGGCGCGCAGGTTGGCCAGGACGTTGGGCACCACGGCGACGGTCAGGGTGGCGGTGCTCCAGGACAGGAGAAGCCGGCGGCCCTGCTCCGTGCCCAGCGTGGGCACACTGAGGGCAAACAGGCAGCGGGCAGGGGGcaccaggcccagccccaggaaGGCCAGGAGGCCGCAGGCAGTGGCCACCGCGGCCGAGGGCCCGAGAGGATAAAGCAGCGAGGATGCTAGCCAGCAGTAGGTCAGACTCGCGGCAGCAAGGGCCAGAGAACCACACAGGAGGACCTGGGTCAGCAGCTGGCCACAGCCGGCTGGGACGGGCTGGGAGTAGGCAGTCCAGGTGGCCTGCAGCAGGGCAACGGCCTTGCGGAGCCCCGAAGACCAGAATCTCCACCTGTACACAGGTAAATGGGGGAACCTCTatcaggaggggaggagggttgCCTGTTTCCCCCGTGCTCCTGTCCTTAAACACGCTTCCGCTGTTAACAGGCTCCACCCCCTTAGCTACAGAGGTGGCCACACCTCCCAACTGGTGGGCCAATCAGAGTAACCCACCCCAAACCCACATGACCCAAGCTGAGCCAATCAGAGCCTTCCCCAGGACTATTCTCACTGAGTTGTCAGGAGAAGAACCTAGTTTACTGAGGATGTATATCTGGGCTGTTTATGTCTGGTGAGGGCAACTGGTGCAGGGGAATGAAAGAGTCATGGAGAGAGAAgcacagatgaaagaaaaaatgcaCGGGAAAGAAATAGGGAGAGGTGCTGcatgtgttagttactcagttgtgtccagctctttgtaaccccatggactatacacccccacccccacccccagtctcctctgtctatggaattctccaggcaagaatactggagtgggtagccattcccttctccaggggatcttctcaatccagggatggaacccaggtctcccacattgcaggcagatcctttaccatctgagccatcaaggaagtcccagcGAGAGGTGCTATTTCACTTGACTTCTTAGTTTTGGTCAGCTCACTGTGTGACCCTTGACATTCCTTCTTTATAGACCTCAGTGTCTCCTCTATAATTTAGAGGATGGGGAGAGTGGACCAGCTGATCTGAGGAAAATTTCTCCTCTATTATACTCTTATTTATTCAGTCGACAAACATTTGTTAAGCAGTTACTATGCGCTAGTCATTGGAGAAACAGGAGTGAATAAAACAGAGAACTTCTGACCTCATAGAGCTTGAAGCATGATATCACTGAAGCATGATAGCAGAGGACTAGTAAGAAGAGCCGGGTTCTGGATATGTTTTGTTGGAAGAACCAACACGACTGGCAGACTGGCTGTGGGTGGGAGAGAAAGAACGGGGGAGTCAGCAT
This region includes:
- the LOC122682084 gene encoding osteoclast stimulatory transmembrane protein, which encodes MRPPGGTLEHLIRTGWRFWSSGLRKAVALLQATWTAYSQPVPAGCGQLLTQVLLCGSLALAAASLTYCWLASSLLYPLGPSAAVATACGLLAFLGLGLVPPARCLFALSVPTLGTEQGRRLLLSWSTATLTVAVVPNVLANLRAAGQVLRCVTEGSLESLLNTTHRLQTASQALGPDGQAGSQGLTLQAQGDSAAAFRLHMLRVTQQVLEDFSGLESSARGVALGTQRVVTGLFMLGLLLDSAWYLHRYLTDLRFDNIYATQQLTQRLAEVRASHLTASPPAWLLWAARPRLSQAELLSCLVRLGLFTLLLMATAVTVATDYVAFLLAQAAVDWARELPTVPVTLTVKYSAAYTVLGYIPFLFNQPPPENPYLSAHNSFHWELRFTAPSCPLLPAQLPHTAAPLAAGALQLAACSTVLLETYARRLRHSIAASFFRTQEARRVRHLHARLQRRYDRHRGQPAQPQDASSCA